From the genome of Suricata suricatta isolate VVHF042 chromosome 3, meerkat_22Aug2017_6uvM2_HiC, whole genome shotgun sequence, one region includes:
- the UBE2Q1 gene encoding ubiquitin-conjugating enzyme E2 Q1 — MERRSPEQRPPATSTTQRQVRESPFKDKENKAQKSESHVLPLVRTKQRSRDSPELLLWEPRLKLLESIFHRGHERFRIASACLDELSCEFLLAGAGGPGAGAAPGPHLPPRGSVPGEPVRIHCNITESYPAVPPIWSVESDDPNLAAVLERLVDIKKGNTLLLQHLKRIISDLCKLYNLPQHPDVEMLDQPLPAEQCTQEDVSSEDEDEEMPEDTEDLDHYEMKEEEPAEGKKSEDDGIGKENLAILEKIKKNQRQDYLNGAVSGSVQATDRLMKELRDIYRSQSFKGGNYAVELVNDSLYDWNVKLLKCVGA, encoded by the exons ATGGAGAGGCGCTCCCCAGAGCAGCGGCCCCCGGCCACGAGCACCACCCAGAG GCAGGTGCGCGAGTCCCCCTTTAAGGACAAGGAGAATAAGGCTCAGAAAAGTGAAAGCCACGTCCTCCCTTTGGTAAGAACGAAGCAGCGCAGCCGGGACAGTCCCGAGCTCCTGCTCTGGGAGCCCAGG CTGAAGCTGCTCGAGTCCATCTTCCACCGCGGCCACGAGCGCTTCCGCATTGCCAGCGCCTGCCTGGACGAGCTGAGCTGCGAGTTCCTGCTGGCCGGGGCCGGAGGGCCCGGGGCGGGAGCCGCGCCCGGACCGCATCTGCCCCCGCGGGGGTCGGTGCCGGGGGAGCCCGTCCGCATCCACTGCAACATCACG GAGTCCTACCCCGCTGTGCCCCCCATCTGGTCGGTGGAGTCCGATGACCCAAACCTGGCCGCTGTCTTGGAGAGGCTGGTGGACATAAAGAAAGGGAATACTCTG CTCCTGCAGCACCTGAAGAGGATCATCTCCGACCTGTGCAAGCTCTATAACCTCCCTCAGCACCCGGACGTGGAGATGCTGGACCAGCCCCTGCCGGCCGAGCAG TGCACACAGGAGGACGTGTCTTCagaagatgaagatgaggagATGCCTGAG GACACGGAAGACCTAGATCACtatgaaatgaaagaggaggagCCAGCTGAGGGCAAGAAATCCGAAGATGATGGCATTGGGAAGGAAAACTTGGCCATACTGGAGAAGATTAAAAAGAACCAGAGGCAAGATTACTTAAAT GGGGCGGTGTCTGGCTCGGTGCAGGCCACTGACCGGCTGATGAAGGAGCTCAGGGACATATACCGGTCACAGAGCTTCAAAGGCG GAAACTATGCAGTCGAACTTGTCAACGACAGTCTGTATGATTGGAACGTCAAACTCCTCAAGtgcgtgggggcg